The genome window CACAATCAGCGGAAACGCCAGCGGCACGATGGAGCCCGTGGCGCTGAGCGGATTGTGCTTGAACAGCTCCACTCCCAGAATCATCTCCATGCCAATCAGGAAGATGATGATGGCGCCCGCCAGGGCAAACGACTGGAAGTCAACCCCAAACAACGACAGGATGCTCTGGCCCAGAAACAGGAAGGCAATCATCAGGACCCCGGCCACGAGCGTGGCCTTTTCCGAGTGAATCTTGCCCTCACGCTGCCGAATCTGGATAATAATGGGGATGGAACCCAAAATATCAATGATGGCAAAAAGCGTCAGCGTAACCGACGCAATTTCCTTTAAGCTGAACATAGGGAAAGGTGAAGTTGTGAAGGGCGAAATTGCAAAAACCGGCTAGTGTGCGTCAGAGCGCAACTTCACCCTTCACAACTTCGCCGGTGCCTTACGCAAACTCCCGGGCGAAAAACTGCACCAGCTGCTCAAAAGCCGCGTCGGGAATGGCCGGGAAATTGGCAATGCGCAGGCTGGTAGGCTTCCAGGTGCCGTAGCCGCTGCCCAGCTGCAGGCCCTGGGCCAGGGCCCGGCGCTTTACTTCCTCAATCAGGGCCGGGGGGCCTTGCAAACCAATAACGGTAGTAGAACGGGCCTCGGGATTGGTAATTAGGGGCGAGAGTTGGGTAGCCTGGTCGAAGTAATCGTAGAGCTTGTTGGCCCGGTCCTGCAGGTGCTGGTGCACCGCCTTGATGGCGGGCCGGTCGGCGAGGGTGCGGCTCAAGAGGTAGATATCCAGCACGTTGGGCGTGTGGGTGGTCTGGTAGTTGAGCATCTTCTCGTACTGGGCCATGAGCGAGTTGTAGTGGCGGCGCTCATTGATTTTGCGCACCCGCTCGATGGCCCGCGGCGAAAGCAGCATAACGGACAAACCCGCCGGCAAGCCAAAGCACTTCTGCACCGAGGCGTACCAGATATCGGCCTTGATGTACTTGAGCTGAATGCCGGCCAGCGAGGAGGTAGCATCCACGGCCAGCAGGGCGTTGCCGGGCAGGCGGTTGTACATGTTCAGTACTACCCCGTCGCGCAGCTGGGTAGCGTTGCTGGTTTCGTTCTGGGTGATGCAGACCAGGTCCGTCTTCTCGTCGAGGCCGGGCAGGTTGTAGACATCGGGCACCTCATCAACGCCGAACTTCAGGCCCACCGACTCGGGTCGCAGCTCTTTGGCGTAGTCAAACCACTTCTCCCCGAAGGCCCCGTTGTAGAGGTGGAAGCTCTTGGTAGGCGTTAGGCTTTGGGCCAGCACCTCCCAGCACTCCGTGGCCGAGCTCATGAAAAATACCGTGTAGTCTTGCGGGATGTTAAGCTTGTTTTTCAGCTCCTGCACGGTTTGGCGCATGAGCTGCACAAACCGCTCGCCCCGGTGTTGGGCCGACAGCCAGCCTTCGTCAAAAGCATCCTGGAGGTACTGGCGCACCTGCGGGTACACTTGCGAAGGGCCGGGATTGAATGTATACATAGGAAGGAAAGGCTAAGGAAATGGAAAGGCAAAGGACGGGGAAATGGGGAGTTAGTGAATGCGTAATTGAGTGAATTGTTGTGCTGTCAGTGCCGCTTTGCCTGCGTAACTCACTCAATTACGCATTCACTAACTCACTTTAAACCCTACCCGTTTGGGTCGCTGCCCGTCGAAATAGTGCAGGGCCAGCTTGTAGCTTTCGAGCTTGAAGCCACTGATGCTGCCTACGCAGTTGCGCCCGATGAGACTTTTCTGGCGAAACTCCTCGCGGGCGTGCAGGTTGCTCAGGTGTACCTCTACCACGGGCGTACCAATGGCGGCAATGGCGTCGGCCAGGGCCACGCTGGTGTGCGTGTAGCCGCCGGCGTTCAGCACCACGCCGTGGTAAGTGAAGCCCACCTCGTGCAGCTTGTCGATCAGGGCACCCTCGTGGTTGCTCTGGAAGTATTCCAGCGTGAACTGCGGGAAAGCCTCACGCAGCTCCGGCAGGTAGTCCTCGAAGGAGCGGGCGCCGTAAATGCCGGGCTCGCGCTGGCCGAGCAGGTTCAGATTAGGGCCGTTGAGCAGCAGAATTTGCATAGGAGAGAGGGGGTAGGGCAAGAAGCACAGGACGGGAGCCGCCGGTAGCGCCCCAACCAGCCGCGCAAAGGTAGTAGCCTAAGGGAGCCCGCCGAAGTTTGGCGGTGATTTGCGCTGCTAACGCTAAAACGGCCCGGTTAGCGTGTGCGTGGTGGCGTTGGGCCTGCCTACATCGTTACCTTTGGCGCTACCCGTGCCACTAGTTCCCGCGCTGTTCATGTCTACTTGGTCTATTACGCTCAAACAGTTCGAAGGCTACCTACAGCTGGAAAAATCCCTTTCTGCCAACTCCGTGGAAGCCTACGTGCGCGACGTGCACAAGCTGCGCCAGTACCTGGAGCTGGAAAACCTGCCGGCCACGCCCCAGCAAGTCACCACCCGCATCCTGCGCGACTTCCTGACCTGGCTGGGCGGCCTGGGCATGACGGCCACCTCCCAGGCGCGCACCCTCTCGGGCATCAAGGCCTTCTACCGCTTCCTGATTATGGAAGACATGCTTACGCTAGACCCCACCGACACGCTGGATGCGCCCAAAACCGGCCGCAAGCTCCCTGATACGCTCAGCTACCCCGAAATTGAGCAGGTACTCAGCGGCATCGACCTGAGCACGCCCGAGGGCACCCGCAACCGCGCCATGCTGGAAGTGCTGTATAGCTCCGGCCTGCGCGTAAGCGAGCTGACGGGTCTGCGCCTCTCAAATCTGTACGCCGACCAGGGCTTTGTGCGCGTGACGGGCAAAGGCAACAAGGAGCGCCTAGTACCCATCGGGCGCGATGCGCTGAAGCACCTGGGCTTCTACCTGCAAAGCATCCGGGCCCACCTCGACATCAAGCCCGGCCACGAAGACACGGTGTTTCTGAACAAGCGCGGCAGCGGCCTTTCGCGGGTGATGGTGTTCAACATCATCAAGGATGCGGCAGTGAAGGCGGGCATTCAGAAAAGTATCAGCCCCCACACGTTCCGGCACAGCTTTGCTACCCACCTCATTGAGGGCGGAGCCGACCTGCGGGCCGTGCAGGAAATGCTGGGCCATGAAAGCATCACGACCACCGAAATCTACACCCACCTCGACCGGGACTACCTGCGCCAGGTTATCACGGAGTTTCATCCGCGCAGCTAGCTGCAGCAGCGCCACGGGAAAGCACCTTATCCTACCTGGCGCTGGCAGCTGCTGAGCCACTCCACGGCCTCGAACTCGCTGTCGAAAATCTGGATTTCAAACTGCCTCAGCAGCCGCTTGCTATCGGCCACCGACCAGGTGTTTACCACGGCATCAGCTTGGGCAATATGCGCCACGTAGCGCAGGCCAGCCTCGGCGGCCAACGGCCCCCAGGTGGCGGCCAGCCACTCCAAGGAATCAAACCAGGGCCCTACCACCTTGCTGTTATCATTGAGCAGGTAGGGGCAATGCACTTGTTCCAGCATCTGCAGCCCGACTGTAGCACCCTCCCGGGCGTAGTCGGGCCCGATGTGCCCCGCCCAGGTGGCCCGGAGCCAGTGGTGCGTCTCGTCGTAGGATAACTGGCAATAATTCGGGCGGTCGGGGTTAGAAAGCAGGCGGTAGAGCATAGTAGGTAAAGATAGATAAAATCAGATATACCGGGGTGTAGTGGCAATAGGGTTCGGCTACCCCAGGAAATTTTAGTTTTGCGCCGGTTGCATGGCCCTCCACACTATGGCTGAACATACTAGGAAGACGGCTCTTCGAAATTGGTTGGTGAGCCCGTTGCTGTGGGCCGTAGGGAGCCTGTTGCTGTTGAGTCTGGTGTACGTGGCCCCGAAGGGAGCTACCTACATCCTCATCGATGATAACCTGGATACGGAGCTGGCTCCGCCCTTCGTTCTGCTGCAAGAAGGCAAGGCCCTGGACTACCGCTCCACTACTGTAGTAGAGCGGCTTATGAACGGGTTGCCGCGCAACGCCCTTCGGCCTGGTTTGCAGCCCCTAGTGGGCCTGATGGCTCTGCTGGACCCGCTGCCTGCCTACCTGCTGCATGAGCTGTTGGTGCGGCTGGCGGGCCTAGTGGGCATGTACCTGCTGCTGCGCCGCTACGGCCTACCCGGTGCCCGCCACGCTACGTTGTGTGCCGCGCTGGCCCTGGCTTGGGCCGTGTTGCCCACCTACACGGCCTATGGGGCCTCGGTGCTGGGACAACCCTGGGTGGTGCTGGCCCTGCTAAACCTGCGGCTGGGGCCGGGCCGCTGGTCTGACTGGCTGGTGCTGGTAGGGTTTGCGCTCTGGTCGAGCCTGGTGCTAACGGGCGTGTTCGTGCTGGCGGCGGCGGGAATGGTGCTGGTCTGGGATGCTAGCCGGCACCGCCGGGTAGCGTGGCGGCCGGTGCTGGGGGTAGGACTGTTGGCCCTGGGCTACTTGCTGGTGGAATATCCACTGGTGTACTCCCTGCTGATTGAGCGGCAGTTCGTCTCGCACCGAGTTGAGTTTGACTACGCCCAACTTGCGCCCGGTGGGGTAGGGGCAGGGCTGATCGGGGCGGTCCGTTATTTTGGGCTGGGGCAGTACCACGCCGGCCTGTTCTTGCGCGCCGCTCCTCTGCTGGCAGCCGGGCTGGCTCTGGCTTACGTGCCAGCCGGTCCGGCCCGGCGACGGCTGGTGCAGTGGCTGGCTTTTAGCCTGAGTATTCTGGGAGTAGTAGCCTTGTTTTGTGGGTTTTATCCTCAGCTGATAGGGGTGGCGCAACGGCTGCTACCCTTGCTACGGGCTTTTAACCTTTCCCGCATACACTTCCTTACGCCCTTGCTGTGGTTCGGTGTGCTGGTGCTGAGCTTGCGCCGCCTACCAGCCGGATGGCTACCCCTGGGGCTGGTGGGGCTGCAGTTGCTAATCGGGCTGAGCATGAACCCTGAGTGGACCCTGAACGTGCGCCGCCTGCTCGGCCGCCTGCCTGCCACCGAGCCCACCTACGCCGCCTACGTGGCCCCGGAGCTGTTCGCGCGGGTTCAGCAAGCAATTCGGGCCCGTACGGGTCAGCGGCCCGCCCAGTACCGGGTGGCCTGCCTGGGCTTTCCGCCGGCCGTAGCCTCGCTCAACGGCTTTTATACCCTGGATGCCTACCAGAACAATTACCCGCTGTCGTACAAGCGGCAGTTCCGCCCGCTGATGGCGGCAGAGCTGGCCAAAAGCCCCGCCCTCCAAACCTATTTCGACGCCTGGGGCAACCGCTGCTACTTATTTTCGGCCGAGTTGGGCAAGAACTTTCGCGTAGCGGCGTTTCCGGCCCAAGTAGTACACGAGTGGGCTTTCGATGCCCAGGCATTTCGCCGGTTAGGGGGGCGCTACGTGCTATCGGCGGCTCGGCTGCAACATCCGGAGCGGAGCGGGCTGCAACTGCTCGAAAGCCGGACGGCCCCCGGAGCTTACTGGCGAATTTGGGTGTACCAAGTCCGGAACTGACTAGCTGAGCAACTGCCTCTTGCCTAGTGTAAAGCCCATTTAATGTCGGAATTACTTCATTAGCCGGCTACCCAGTTACTCACCGGAAATGTCTAGATTTGGTCTTTGGCGTGTCTCTAATGGCTAAAAATACCTACAAGCAATCCTCCTCCGCGGCCTCGGGCCGTACCAACGAGCCCCGGCCCGTGAGTGAGCCGCGTGCGGCCCGCAACCCGTCTTCCCGTCCTGCCGAGCCCGAGCCTACCCGCGAAGCTGCTCGTCGGAACGAGCCTGCTGCCCGGGCACCCCGGACCACGGCTGCTCCCAAAGCGCCGCGCAAGCCCCTGAAGCTACCCGCCGTCAACCTAAGCGGGCTGTTCAGCTTCCTGCGCGACCGGCGGTTTCAGCTATTTCTGGGCTTCTTCTTCCTCATCGGGTCTATCTACCTGACCATTGCCTTCATTTCCTTCCTGTTCACGGGCCACGCCGACCAGAGCGTGACGGAAACAGTGGGCCGCACCCCGCTCAAGGAAGCAGGCCAGGAAACCGGCAACTGGCTGGGCCTGATTGGGGCAGTGCTGGCGCAATTCCTGATTCAGAAGGGCTTTGGCGTGGCAGCCTTCGCGGCCATTCCCATTGTCTTCTTTATCGGCTACAAAATTGTGTTCCGGCGCGCGGGGGTGTCTTTCACCTACGTGCTGGCATTGTGCCTGTTTACCATGCTCTGGCTCAGTGTGTTGCTGGGCTACGTGGTGCTGACTATTCAGAGTCCCGATGTGGACCCCAACTTGGCGCACAGCCTCGACTTTCTGTGCGGCGGCGTGGGCTACGAAACGGCCTTCTGGCTGGATAGCCTCATTGGCTGGGGCACGGTGCTGCTGCTAGCTTTCCTGCTGATTTCCTTCGTGGTGTTCTTCTTCAACGTGACCAGCCTCAACCTGAACCTACGCCGGAGCGCCGGTGAGGAGGAGGACGAGGTGGAAACAGAGGAGCCTGCCTACGCCCCAGCCCGTCGGGCCCAAGCTGCTAACTTCGCTAGCGCAGAGCCTCACGAAGAAGAGGAAAAGGATGATTCCCTGGGTATTACGCTTAAGCGCGTGGGACCCCTGGCTCCCGCAGCCTCCAGCGAAGATGAACGGGAAGAAGAGGAGGACGAAGAACTTCCCGCCCAGCCCCTGCGCACCGGCCCGGTAGCCGCCCCGATGCCCAGCGCGCCGCATGGCGTAGCTGCTAGCACTGCTGCCACTGTGGGTGCCGGTGGCCTAGCTGCTGCCGCTACGGCCCTGCCCCTGAGTGTATCTTCTGCCGCTGGCTCGGCGCTGACTGGTGCCGCGGCAGCCTTCACTACGGCAGCCCCGGCCAGCGGCCCCAGCTTCTCGGTTGAAATACCGGCGGCAGAAGCAGCGCCGGTGCCCGTGCCCAAACCGACTCCGGCCGTTATTTCTTCGGTGCCTACCCCGCTCTCCCTGGCCGACCTGGTAGACGATGATACCCCGTTACCTGCCCCAACGGCCCCGGTCGCGCCCCTGGTAGCCGCGGCTCCGTTGGTGTCCACTGGCTTGTCGTTTGAGGTGGAGGATGCTACTACCTCCTCGCACGAGCTAGACCCCTCGGCGGGCGCCGACATGGCCGTTATTGCCGAGGAAAATGAGGAGGAAGAAGCCATGCCTACTGGCGAGTACGATCCTACCCTCGACTTGCCGCGCTACCAGTACCCCACCCTTGAACTGCTGAATGACTACGGGGTAGCGAAAGCCCAGGTAACTAAGGAGGAACTGGAGGCCAACAAGGACCGGATTGTAGAAACGCTGGGCCACTACGGCATCAACATCGCCAGCATCAAGGCTACCATCGGGCCCACGGTCACGCTCTATGAGATTGTGCCGGATGCCGGGGTGCGCATCTCCAAAATCAAGAGCCTCGAAGATGATATTGCCCTGAGTTTGGCGGCCCTGGGCATCCGCATTATTGCGCCTATTCCGGGCAAGGGCACCATCGGTATTGAGGTGCCCAACGCTAAAAAGGAGATGGTGAGCATCCGCTCGGTATTTAACACCGACAAGTTCATCGGCACCGAAATGGACTTGCCCATTGCCTTTGGCCGCACCATCACCAACGAAGTGTTCGTGGTGGATTTGGCCAAGATGCCCCACTTGCTGATGGCCGGTGCTACGGGTCAGGGCAAGTCGGTGGGTCTGAACGTGATTCTGGCTTCCCTGCTCTACAAGCGCCACCCTTCTCAGCTCAAGTTCGTGCTCGTCGACCCCAAAAAGGTGGAACTGAGCATTTTCAATAAGATTGAGCGTCACTTCCTGGCCAAGCTACCCGATACGGAGGAGCCCATCATTACCGACACCAAGAAGGTAGTAAACACGCTCAATTCCCTGTGCATGGAAATGGACCGGCGCTACGACCTGCTCAAGGACGCCGGCTGCCGCAACCTGAAGGAGTACAACCGCAAGTTTGTGGAGCGCCGCCTCAACCCCAAAAAGGGCCACCGCTACATGCCCTTTATTGTGCTGGTTATTGACGAGCTGGCCGACCTGATGATGACCGCCGGTAAGGAGGTAGAAACGCCCATTGCTCGCCTAGCCCAGTTGGCCCGCGCCATCGGTATTCACCTGATTGTGGCTACCCAGCGCCCGTCGGTAAACGTTATTACGGGCATCATCAAGGCCAACTTCCCCTGCCGGATTTCCTTTAAAGTGACGAGCAAAATTGACTCCCGCACCATTCTCGATGCCGGCGGGGCCGACCAACTCATTGGGCAGGGCGACATGCTCATTTCCCAGGGTTCTGACATCATCCGGGTGCAGTGTGCCTTTATTGATACGCCCGAGGTAGACCGCCTCTGCGACTTCGTGGGCGAGCAGCAGGGCTACCCCGATGCCTACCACTTGCCCGAGGTAGTAGGGGAAAGCGGCGGGGGCAACGACGCCGAGGACTTCGACCCGGCCCAGCGCGACTCCATGTTCGAGGAAGCCGCCCGCGTCATCGTCACGCACCAGCAGGGCAGCACCTCCCTGCTGCAGCGCCGTCTGAAGCTGGGCTACAACCGCGCCGGCCGATTAATTGACCAATTGGAACACGCGGGCATCGTCGGACCGTTTGAAGGTAGTAAGGCGCGGGAGGTTCTAATTCCGGATGAGTATAGTTTGGAACAGTTGTTGAATACCCTGCCCCGGTAAGAGCTCAACACGAAAACCCGGCGCCTAAACTTTGTTTTATACTTTTACGCGCTGCAGTTAAACTTTATCGGAGTTCTACGCTCTTACAGTACGCTCTCCAACACCACCTCTCTTTTGCAATGAAAAAATATCTCGCCCTGCTCGCCCTTTCCGTGTCGCTGACTACCGTCGCCACGGCGCAGCAGGACCCCAAAGCGGGTAAAATCCTGGACCAGATGAGTGCCAAGTACCAGGCCATGAAGGCTTTCAAGGCAACTTTTACTCAAACCCTCGAAAATGATGCGGCCAAGGTGAAGGAGAACCTGAGCGGCGACATTACCGTGAGCGGCCAGAAGTTCCGGCTGAAAATGAGTGGTCAGGAAGTCATCAACAACGGCCAGACCATGTGGACTTACATGAAGGCCGAAAACGAGGTGAACATCTCGGACTACGAGCCCGAGGATCAGGAAATCTCGCCCTCCCAGATCTACACCCTCTACAAGAAAGGCTACAAGTATGCCTACGTGCAGGAAGCCAAGGAAGGCGGCGAACTGGTTGATGTAATCGAGCTGTCGCCCGAAGACCGGAACAACCCAGTGTACAAGGTGCGCCTGAAGGTAGGTAAGACGGACAAAGCCGTGAAAAGCTGGCAGATGTTCAAGAAGAACGGCAACCGCTACACTTACAAAATCAGCAAGTTCCAGCCCAACGTACCGGTAGACGCTACCACCTTTAACTTCGACAAAGCCAAATACAAAGGAGTGAAGGTGATTGATCTGCGCTAACCCAGCGCGGCGGTTCATATCCGGCCCGCTTCCGCACCGTGCGGAGGCGGGCCGGTTTCTTTTTGGCCTGGTTGTGCGCGCTCGTCCGGGATTATCTATCTTTCCTGCTTTAGTAATATTTCATAAATATTCTAGTAGAGCCGCTATGCAGGAAGATTTTCTCCACTATGTCTGGCAACATCAGTACTTCAGTAAAACAGACTTACGGACGGAAGACGGACAGCCGATAACCGTGCTTCGGCCCGGTC of Hymenobacter sublimis contains these proteins:
- a CDS encoding LolA family protein, giving the protein MKKYLALLALSVSLTTVATAQQDPKAGKILDQMSAKYQAMKAFKATFTQTLENDAAKVKENLSGDITVSGQKFRLKMSGQEVINNGQTMWTYMKAENEVNISDYEPEDQEISPSQIYTLYKKGYKYAYVQEAKEGGELVDVIELSPEDRNNPVYKVRLKVGKTDKAVKSWQMFKKNGNRYTYKISKFQPNVPVDATTFNFDKAKYKGVKVIDLR
- the xerD gene encoding site-specific tyrosine recombinase XerD — translated: MSTWSITLKQFEGYLQLEKSLSANSVEAYVRDVHKLRQYLELENLPATPQQVTTRILRDFLTWLGGLGMTATSQARTLSGIKAFYRFLIMEDMLTLDPTDTLDAPKTGRKLPDTLSYPEIEQVLSGIDLSTPEGTRNRAMLEVLYSSGLRVSELTGLRLSNLYADQGFVRVTGKGNKERLVPIGRDALKHLGFYLQSIRAHLDIKPGHEDTVFLNKRGSGLSRVMVFNIIKDAAVKAGIQKSISPHTFRHSFATHLIEGGADLRAVQEMLGHESITTTEIYTHLDRDYLRQVITEFHPRS
- a CDS encoding MarC family protein translates to MFSLKEIASVTLTLFAIIDILGSIPIIIQIRQREGKIHSEKATLVAGVLMIAFLFLGQSILSLFGVDFQSFALAGAIIIFLIGMEMILGVELFKHNPLSATGSIVPLAFPLIVGAGTMTTLLSLRAAYQLPNVLAGVLVNLVFVYLVLKSSAWIERKLGKAGEDILRRVFGVILLAIAIKLFKSNF
- a CDS encoding aminotransferase class V-fold PLP-dependent enzyme translates to MYTFNPGPSQVYPQVRQYLQDAFDEGWLSAQHRGERFVQLMRQTVQELKNKLNIPQDYTVFFMSSATECWEVLAQSLTPTKSFHLYNGAFGEKWFDYAKELRPESVGLKFGVDEVPDVYNLPGLDEKTDLVCITQNETSNATQLRDGVVLNMYNRLPGNALLAVDATSSLAGIQLKYIKADIWYASVQKCFGLPAGLSVMLLSPRAIERVRKINERRHYNSLMAQYEKMLNYQTTHTPNVLDIYLLSRTLADRPAIKAVHQHLQDRANKLYDYFDQATQLSPLITNPEARSTTVIGLQGPPALIEEVKRRALAQGLQLGSGYGTWKPTSLRIANFPAIPDAAFEQLVQFFAREFA
- a CDS encoding DUF6044 family protein, producing the protein MSPLLWAVGSLLLLSLVYVAPKGATYILIDDNLDTELAPPFVLLQEGKALDYRSTTVVERLMNGLPRNALRPGLQPLVGLMALLDPLPAYLLHELLVRLAGLVGMYLLLRRYGLPGARHATLCAALALAWAVLPTYTAYGASVLGQPWVVLALLNLRLGPGRWSDWLVLVGFALWSSLVLTGVFVLAAAGMVLVWDASRHRRVAWRPVLGVGLLALGYLLVEYPLVYSLLIERQFVSHRVEFDYAQLAPGGVGAGLIGAVRYFGLGQYHAGLFLRAAPLLAAGLALAYVPAGPARRRLVQWLAFSLSILGVVALFCGFYPQLIGVAQRLLPLLRAFNLSRIHFLTPLLWFGVLVLSLRRLPAGWLPLGLVGLQLLIGLSMNPEWTLNVRRLLGRLPATEPTYAAYVAPELFARVQQAIRARTGQRPAQYRVACLGFPPAVASLNGFYTLDAYQNNYPLSYKRQFRPLMAAELAKSPALQTYFDAWGNRCYLFSAELGKNFRVAAFPAQVVHEWAFDAQAFRRLGGRYVLSAARLQHPERSGLQLLESRTAPGAYWRIWVYQVRN
- a CDS encoding FtsK/SpoIIIE family DNA translocase, which encodes MAKNTYKQSSSAASGRTNEPRPVSEPRAARNPSSRPAEPEPTREAARRNEPAARAPRTTAAPKAPRKPLKLPAVNLSGLFSFLRDRRFQLFLGFFFLIGSIYLTIAFISFLFTGHADQSVTETVGRTPLKEAGQETGNWLGLIGAVLAQFLIQKGFGVAAFAAIPIVFFIGYKIVFRRAGVSFTYVLALCLFTMLWLSVLLGYVVLTIQSPDVDPNLAHSLDFLCGGVGYETAFWLDSLIGWGTVLLLAFLLISFVVFFFNVTSLNLNLRRSAGEEEDEVETEEPAYAPARRAQAANFASAEPHEEEEKDDSLGITLKRVGPLAPAASSEDEREEEEDEELPAQPLRTGPVAAPMPSAPHGVAASTAATVGAGGLAAAATALPLSVSSAAGSALTGAAAAFTTAAPASGPSFSVEIPAAEAAPVPVPKPTPAVISSVPTPLSLADLVDDDTPLPAPTAPVAPLVAAAPLVSTGLSFEVEDATTSSHELDPSAGADMAVIAEENEEEEAMPTGEYDPTLDLPRYQYPTLELLNDYGVAKAQVTKEELEANKDRIVETLGHYGINIASIKATIGPTVTLYEIVPDAGVRISKIKSLEDDIALSLAALGIRIIAPIPGKGTIGIEVPNAKKEMVSIRSVFNTDKFIGTEMDLPIAFGRTITNEVFVVDLAKMPHLLMAGATGQGKSVGLNVILASLLYKRHPSQLKFVLVDPKKVELSIFNKIERHFLAKLPDTEEPIITDTKKVVNTLNSLCMEMDRRYDLLKDAGCRNLKEYNRKFVERRLNPKKGHRYMPFIVLVIDELADLMMTAGKEVETPIARLAQLARAIGIHLIVATQRPSVNVITGIIKANFPCRISFKVTSKIDSRTILDAGGADQLIGQGDMLISQGSDIIRVQCAFIDTPEVDRLCDFVGEQQGYPDAYHLPEVVGESGGGNDAEDFDPAQRDSMFEEAARVIVTHQQGSTSLLQRRLKLGYNRAGRLIDQLEHAGIVGPFEGSKAREVLIPDEYSLEQLLNTLPR
- the aroQ gene encoding type II 3-dehydroquinate dehydratase; this encodes MQILLLNGPNLNLLGQREPGIYGARSFEDYLPELREAFPQFTLEYFQSNHEGALIDKLHEVGFTYHGVVLNAGGYTHTSVALADAIAAIGTPVVEVHLSNLHAREEFRQKSLIGRNCVGSISGFKLESYKLALHYFDGQRPKRVGFKVS